A portion of the Pseudomonas synxantha BG33R genome contains these proteins:
- the rep gene encoding DNA helicase Rep, with protein MSRLNPRQQEAVNYVGGPLLVLAGAGSGKTSVITRKIAHLIQNCGIRAQYIVAMTFTNKAAREMKERVGTLLKGGEGRGLTVCTFHNLGLNIIRKEHVRLGYKPGFSIFDETDVKALMTDIMQKEYAGDDGVDEIKNMIGSWKNDLILPAEALEAARNPKEQTAAIVYTHYQRTLKAFNAVDFDDLILLPVKLFQEHKDILEKWQNKVRYLLVDEYQDTNASQYLLVKLLIGTRNQFTVVGDDDQSIYAWRGARPENLMLLKEDYPSLKVVMLEQNYRSTSRILRCANVLISNNPHEFEKQLWSEMGHGDEIRVIRCRNEDAEAERVAVEILSLHLRTDRPYSDFAILYRGNYQAKLIELKLQHHQVPYRLSGGNSFFGRQEVKDLMAYFRLIVNPDDDNAFLRVINVPRREIGSTTLEKLGNYATERKISMYAATDEIGLGEHLDTRFTDRLSRFKRFMDKVREQCAGEDPISALRSMVMDIDYENWLRTNSSSDKAADYRMGNVWFLIEALKNTLEKDEDGEMTVEDAIGKLVLRDMLERQQEEEDGAEGVQMMTLHASKGLEFPYVFIMGMEEEILPHRSSIEADTIEEERRLAYVGITRARQTLAFTFAAKRKQYGEIIDCAPSRFLDELPPDDLAWEGNDDTPTEVKAVRGNTALADIRAMLKR; from the coding sequence ATGTCCCGACTCAATCCCCGGCAGCAAGAAGCCGTGAACTACGTCGGCGGCCCTCTATTGGTGCTCGCCGGCGCCGGCTCCGGCAAGACCAGCGTGATCACCCGCAAGATCGCGCACCTGATCCAGAACTGCGGCATCCGCGCCCAGTACATCGTCGCCATGACCTTTACCAACAAGGCGGCGCGGGAAATGAAAGAGCGGGTCGGCACCCTGCTCAAGGGCGGCGAAGGCCGCGGCCTGACGGTGTGTACCTTCCACAATCTGGGCCTGAACATCATCCGCAAGGAGCATGTGCGACTGGGCTACAAGCCCGGCTTCTCGATCTTTGACGAGACCGACGTCAAGGCCCTGATGACCGACATCATGCAGAAGGAATACGCAGGCGACGACGGCGTCGACGAAATCAAGAACATGATCGGCTCATGGAAAAACGACCTGATCCTGCCCGCCGAAGCCCTGGAAGCTGCACGCAACCCCAAGGAGCAGACCGCCGCCATCGTCTACACCCACTACCAGCGCACGCTCAAGGCGTTCAACGCAGTGGACTTCGACGACCTGATCCTGCTGCCGGTCAAGCTGTTCCAGGAACACAAGGACATCCTGGAGAAGTGGCAAAACAAGGTGCGCTACCTGCTGGTGGACGAATACCAGGACACCAACGCCAGCCAATACCTGCTGGTGAAGTTGCTGATTGGTACGCGCAACCAGTTCACCGTGGTGGGCGACGACGACCAGTCGATCTACGCCTGGCGCGGCGCCCGCCCGGAAAACCTGATGCTGCTCAAGGAGGACTACCCGTCGCTGAAAGTGGTGATGCTGGAGCAGAACTATCGCTCCACCAGCCGCATCCTGCGTTGCGCCAACGTGCTGATCTCCAACAACCCCCACGAGTTTGAAAAACAACTGTGGAGCGAGATGGGCCATGGCGATGAGATCCGCGTGATCCGCTGCCGCAACGAAGACGCCGAAGCCGAACGCGTGGCCGTGGAAATCCTCAGCCTGCACCTGCGCACTGACCGACCCTACAGCGACTTTGCGATCCTGTATCGCGGCAACTACCAGGCCAAGCTGATCGAGCTGAAACTGCAGCACCACCAGGTGCCGTATCGCCTGTCGGGCGGCAACAGCTTTTTCGGACGCCAGGAAGTAAAAGACCTGATGGCCTACTTCCGGCTGATCGTGAACCCGGACGACGACAACGCCTTCCTGCGCGTGATCAACGTACCGCGCCGGGAAATCGGCTCCACCACCCTGGAAAAGCTCGGCAACTACGCCACCGAACGCAAGATTTCCATGTATGCCGCCACCGACGAAATCGGCCTGGGCGAACATCTGGACACGCGCTTCACCGATCGCCTGTCACGCTTCAAGCGCTTCATGGACAAGGTGCGCGAACAGTGCGCCGGCGAAGACCCGATCAGCGCCCTGCGCAGCATGGTCATGGACATCGACTATGAAAACTGGCTGCGCACCAACAGCTCCAGCGACAAAGCCGCGGATTACCGCATGGGCAACGTCTGGTTCCTGATCGAGGCGCTGAAGAACACCCTGGAAAAAGACGAAGACGGCGAAATGACCGTCGAGGACGCCATCGGCAAGCTGGTGCTGCGTGACATGCTCGAACGCCAGCAGGAAGAAGAAGACGGTGCCGAAGGCGTGCAGATGATGACCTTGCATGCCTCCAAGGGCCTGGAGTTTCCTTACGTGTTCATCATGGGCATGGAAGAGGAAATCCTCCCGCACCGCTCCAGCATCGAAGCCGACACCATCGAGGAAGAACGGCGCCTGGCCTACGTGGGCATCACCCGCGCACGTCAGACCCTGGCCTTCACCTTTGCCGCCAAGCGCAAGCAATACGGCGAAATCATCGATTGTGCCCCCAGCCGGTTCCTTGACGAGCTGCCGCCCGATGACCTGGCCTGGGAAGGCAATGACGACACCCCCACCGAGGTGAAGGCCGTTCGCGGCAACACCGCCCTGGCGGATATACGCGCAATGCTAAAGCGCTAG